Proteins encoded together in one Psychrobacter sp. 28M-43 window:
- a CDS encoding NADH:ubiquinone reductase (Na(+)-transporting) subunit B codes for MKFLHNMFDRMEPSFTKGGKHEKYYAIFEMFDTFLRQPSSTTYASSHVRDGIDLKRIMITVWLCTFPAMFWGMYNIGHQALTAIAQLGLQPEGWRTVITSMAGYNPDSIWASFVYGAMQFLPIYIVTFAVGILCEIIFAVVRGHEVNEGFFVTSVLFALCLPPDIPLWQVALGIIFGVVVAKEVFGGTGKNFLNPALSGRAFLYFAYPAYMSGDSVWTAVDGFSGATPLGLAALGVVPQDFVDVYGNAITWSDAFLGNMQGSIGEVSTLAILMGAAVLLWTRIASWRIMAGCVVGLIATSLVFNMIGSEDNTMMSLPFYWHLVIGGFAFGAVFMATDPVSAAHTNKGRWAYGILIGFMTVLIRVINPAFPEGIMLAILFANLFAPLFDYFVTQANIKRQTARRVRYVQAQK; via the coding sequence ATGAAATTTTTACACAATATGTTCGATCGTATGGAGCCATCTTTCACCAAAGGCGGCAAACACGAAAAGTACTACGCTATTTTTGAGATGTTTGATACGTTCTTACGTCAACCAAGCTCAACCACATATGCGTCATCGCATGTACGTGACGGGATTGACCTAAAACGTATTATGATTACTGTATGGCTATGTACCTTCCCAGCAATGTTTTGGGGTATGTACAACATCGGTCATCAAGCACTAACCGCTATCGCTCAGCTTGGCTTGCAGCCTGAAGGCTGGCGTACTGTGATCACTAGCATGGCAGGCTATAACCCAGATAGTATCTGGGCAAGTTTCGTCTATGGTGCGATGCAGTTTTTGCCTATTTATATCGTGACGTTTGCGGTAGGTATTCTCTGTGAGATTATCTTTGCTGTCGTCCGTGGACACGAAGTTAACGAAGGTTTCTTTGTGACTTCAGTTCTATTTGCATTATGTCTACCACCTGATATTCCTTTATGGCAAGTTGCCCTAGGTATTATCTTCGGTGTAGTCGTCGCAAAAGAAGTGTTCGGTGGTACTGGTAAAAACTTCCTTAACCCTGCCCTATCGGGTCGTGCATTCTTATACTTTGCTTATCCAGCCTATATGTCTGGTGACTCAGTATGGACAGCAGTAGATGGTTTCTCAGGTGCAACCCCTCTTGGCCTTGCAGCCCTTGGTGTGGTTCCTCAGGACTTCGTCGATGTCTATGGTAATGCCATCACGTGGAGTGATGCATTCTTAGGTAACATGCAAGGTAGTATCGGTGAAGTATCGACGCTAGCTATCCTAATGGGTGCTGCAGTGTTGCTATGGACGCGTATTGCTTCTTGGCGCATTATGGCAGGTTGTGTGGTCGGTCTGATTGCGACGTCTCTTGTATTCAACATGATTGGCTCTGAAGACAATACGATGATGAGCTTGCCGTTCTACTGGCACTTGGTTATCGGTGGCTTTGCTTTCGGTGCTGTATTTATGGCAACCGACCCAGTATCAGCTGCGCATACAAACAAAGGCCGCTGGGCTTACGGTATCTTGATTGGTTTTATGACCGTATTGATTCGCGTCATCAACCCTGCTTTCCCAGAAGGCATCATGCTGGCCATTCTATTCGCCAACTTATTTGCTCCATTGTTTGATTACTTTGTGACTCAAGCAAATATCAAACGCCAAACCGCTCGGAGGGTTCGCTATGTCCAAGCCCAAAAGTAA
- a CDS encoding Na(+)-translocating NADH-quinone reductase subunit C — protein sequence MSKPKSNNAKTISVALTLCLVCSVLVSAVAVGLKPAQVENARLDRNKNILVAADMYDAESDTADDVAERFKDFEVKIIDLNEGTYLDDDALKTAGIPDRNAYDASQATKNQALSEDLGDNDPAGIGRKPKYAKVYVKNDDAGQPETVVLPIQGYGLWGTIYGFLTLESDMNTIKGISFYEHKETPGLGARIEEPEWRAKWSGIESYDENGNVATGVTKAGNPKENWVDGISGATLTSRGVSNMIQFWLGEQGYKPYLDTLREKSGQTVEGANTQASQSKLAAQPKTELAAKLPVANGKEA from the coding sequence ATGTCCAAGCCCAAAAGTAATAACGCGAAAACCATCAGTGTGGCTTTGACGCTATGCTTGGTGTGTTCAGTGTTGGTCTCAGCAGTGGCTGTTGGTCTAAAGCCTGCGCAAGTCGAAAACGCACGTTTAGACCGCAACAAAAACATCTTAGTTGCGGCTGATATGTATGACGCTGAGTCTGATACAGCAGATGATGTCGCCGAACGTTTTAAAGACTTTGAAGTAAAAATCATTGATCTAAACGAAGGTACTTATCTCGATGATGATGCGCTAAAAACTGCTGGCATCCCTGATCGTAATGCTTATGACGCCAGTCAAGCGACAAAAAACCAAGCTCTAAGTGAAGACTTGGGTGACAACGATCCTGCTGGTATTGGTCGTAAGCCAAAATATGCCAAGGTCTATGTTAAAAATGATGACGCCGGTCAACCAGAAACGGTTGTATTGCCAATTCAGGGCTACGGTCTATGGGGCACTATCTATGGTTTCTTAACGCTCGAAAGTGATATGAATACCATCAAAGGTATCAGTTTCTATGAGCATAAAGAAACCCCAGGTCTTGGCGCTCGTATCGAAGAGCCAGAATGGCGTGCAAAGTGGAGCGGTATCGAGTCTTATGACGAGAATGGTAACGTTGCCACTGGTGTAACCAAAGCTGGTAACCCAAAAGAAAACTGGGTTGATGGCATCAGCGGTGCAACATTGACTAGCCGTGGAGTCAGCAACATGATTCAGTTTTGGTTAGGCGAGCAAGGTTATAAGCCTTATCTAGATACGCTACGCGAAAAGAGCGGCCAAACGGTTGAAGGTGCAAACACGCAAGCAAGTCAATCAAAGCTGGCAGCTCAACCTAAAACCGAATTGGCAGCCAAGCTACCAGTAGCAAACGGCAAGGAGGCATAA
- a CDS encoding NADH:ubiquinone reductase (Na(+)-transporting) subunit D, with the protein MADTKSILTTPIFDNNPIALQILGICSALAVTTSMANAMVMCVALTLVTAFSSFFISIIRKQIPSSIRIIVQMTIIASLVILVDQVLKAVAYDVSKGLSVFVGLIITNCIVMGRAEAFAMSNPPIPSFLDGIGNGLGYSAVLLFVATIRELLGAGTWFGITILQPVTDGGWYIPNGLLLLPPSAFFIIGLFIAVVRIWKPEQVEEAEFVMKPQSKGMAHGGGH; encoded by the coding sequence ATGGCTGACACTAAAAGCATTTTAACCACGCCTATCTTTGATAATAACCCTATTGCCCTACAGATCCTTGGTATCTGTTCGGCATTGGCTGTCACCACCAGCATGGCTAACGCTATGGTCATGTGTGTGGCATTGACCTTAGTAACGGCATTTTCAAGCTTCTTTATCTCGATTATCCGTAAGCAGATTCCATCAAGCATTCGTATCATCGTACAGATGACGATTATTGCTTCGTTGGTTATCTTGGTTGATCAGGTACTAAAAGCAGTTGCTTATGACGTCAGTAAAGGTTTGTCAGTTTTCGTTGGTTTGATCATCACGAACTGTATCGTTATGGGCCGTGCTGAAGCATTTGCTATGAGCAACCCACCAATCCCAAGCTTTTTAGATGGTATTGGTAACGGTCTTGGTTACTCAGCAGTATTGCTATTCGTCGCAACTATCCGTGAGCTATTGGGCGCTGGTACTTGGTTCGGTATTACGATTCTACAGCCAGTCACTGATGGCGGTTGGTACATACCAAACGGTTTATTATTGTTACCACCATCAGCGTTCTTTATCATTGGTTTGTTCATCGCTGTTGTCCGTATCTGGAAACCAGAACAAGTTGAAGAAGCTGAGTTTGTAATGAAGCCGCAATCTAAAGGCATGGCACATGGAGGCGGTCACTAA
- the nqrE gene encoding NADH:ubiquinone reductase (Na(+)-transporting) subunit E produces the protein MGHYVSLFITSVFIENMALAYFLGMCTFLAVSKKVSTAIGLGVAVVVVMAITVPLNNLLFQFILKDGALAWAGFPDIDLSFLGLLSYIGLIAATVQILEMFLDKFVPSLYNALGVFLPLITVNCAILGGVLFMVERDYNFGESVVYGVGAGFGWALAITALAGIREKLKYSDIPAPLRGLGITFITVGLMSLGFMSFGGMSI, from the coding sequence ATGGGACATTATGTTAGTTTATTTATAACCTCAGTCTTTATTGAGAACATGGCGCTTGCCTACTTTTTAGGCATGTGTACTTTTTTGGCCGTATCCAAAAAAGTCTCTACAGCGATTGGTCTAGGTGTTGCGGTTGTTGTCGTGATGGCAATTACCGTTCCACTAAACAATTTACTATTCCAGTTCATCCTAAAAGATGGTGCGCTGGCATGGGCAGGGTTCCCTGATATCGACTTGAGCTTCTTAGGATTGCTAAGTTATATCGGTTTGATTGCAGCCACCGTACAGATCCTAGAGATGTTCTTGGACAAGTTTGTACCGAGTCTATATAACGCACTTGGGGTATTCTTACCGCTAATCACCGTAAACTGTGCCATCTTAGGTGGTGTACTATTTATGGTTGAGCGTGACTATAACTTTGGTGAATCTGTTGTCTATGGTGTGGGTGCAGGCTTCGGTTGGGCACTTGCTATTACAGCATTGGCGGGTATCCGTGAAAAGCTAAAATACTCAGATATTCCAGCACCGCTGCGTGGTCTTGGTATTACTTTTATCACGGTTGGTCTTATGTCGCTCGGCTTTATGTCGTTCGGTGGTATGTCCATCTAA